From the genome of Chanos chanos chromosome 5, fChaCha1.1, whole genome shotgun sequence, one region includes:
- the mylk4a gene encoding LOW QUALITY PROTEIN: myosin light chain kinase 2, skeletal/cardiac muscle (The sequence of the model RefSeq protein was modified relative to this genomic sequence to represent the inferred CDS: substituted 1 base at 1 genomic stop codon) yields MSSEGVTPGIDLIQVRIESLSDKMDRLIRIQEKVLSRLDGMSQDIDGIERDVETLRVDKEEIHLPPQMKNQEPTQENSGEMKAMYREMNSIMSVVNERSEKQALKLEGMEKLVLSIQQVVGFIGETVKSSKLMELMFKGPTARKSKITSKENKSKKAVKRQAVGDKDEALSTKKTTSALATKGTQEIILKSKPSTPESIHKQKLHGPKHFLASRKFGNFALFSFSLFXLKDGKGKDGREKSRLSLKGLKAQKKKKPPDTADHISLKKQALLLEEVQKLNRENAERSAGSLALETGEPIQEPQQDLLDIILEEAKTQQEEVSTEERELVTVKKEEKTEDEEIKGEMEEGGKEEAETVPQEITEVPRDEPKEPEAEREMEEKGEDSPALEATSEADIANMEAATLPPADGDASDDSVSISSKRRVTEEDLELEDHKKRREEEEETEETEDLRGVFKAEGVEIHLDFSKKKEEENYDKDDTEQFFIDCTPPPAAPFSHRVVSAKPNQINNFYTINRQEILGGGRFGQVHKCVENSSGLTLAAKIIKARSQKEKEVVKNEIQVMNQLDHANLIQLYAAYESRNDIILVLEYVDGGELFDRIIDENYTLTELDTVMFIRQICEGLRYMHKMYILHLDLKPENILCVSRLTNKIKIIDFGLARKYKPREKLRVNFGTPEFLAPEVINYDFVSFNTDMWSLGVITYMLLSGLSPFLGDNDNETLNNILACQWNFEEDEFTDISEEAKDFISKLLIVNKSWRIGAAEALKHPWLSDPAVHHRLHMKKNMCRSRRNSCLPPLES; encoded by the exons ATGAGCTCTGAAGGAGTTACCCCGGGCATTGACCTCATCCAGGTCCGGATCGAGTCTTTGAGTGACAAGATGGACAGACTCATACGCATCCAAGAGAAGGTTCTGAGTCGACTTGACGGCATGTCTCAGGACATTGATGGTATAGAGAGGGACGTGGAAACTTTGAGGGTGGACAAGGAGGAGATCCATCTGCCACCTCAGATGAAGAACCAGGAGCCGACCCAGGAAAACAGTGGGGAGATGAAGGCAATGTACCGGGAAATGAACAGTATCATGTCTGTGGTGAACGAGCGCTCAGAGAAACAGGCACTGAAGCTTGAGGGGATGGAGAAGCTTGTCCTGAGCATCCAGCAAGTGGTCGGCTTCATCGGGGAGACTGTGAAGAGCTCCAAACTCATGGAGCTCATGTTCAAAGGGCCAACGGCACGTAAGAGCAAAATAACATCCAAggaaaacaagagcaaaaagGCTGTCAAGAGGCAAGCTGTAGGTGATAAAGATGAGGCTCTATCCACAAAG AAAACTACCTCTGCTCTGGCCACTAAAGGGACTCAAGAAATAATTCTCAAATCCAAACCCAGCACACCAGAGTCTATTCACAAGCAAAAGCTCCACGGACCAAAGCATTTCCTTGCTTCAAGGAAATTTGGAAACTTT gccctcttttctttttctcttttctagtTGAAAGATGGCAAAGGTAAAGATGGGAGGGAAAAATCTCGCCTGAGCCTGAAAGGGCTGAAagcacagaagaagaagaagccccCAGACACTGCAG ACCACATTTCTCTGAAGAAGCAGGCACTCCTGTTGGAGGAGGTGCAGAAGCTCAACAGAGAGAATGCTGAACGCTCTGCAGGGTCGCTGGCTCTGGAGACGGGGGAGCCCATACAGGAGCCCCAACAGGACCTACTGGACATCATCCTGGAGGAGGCCAAGACTCAGCAGGAGGAGGTGTCCACGGAGGAGAGAGAACTGGTGACGgtgaagaaggaggagaagacagaggatgaggaaatcaagggagagatggaggagggagggaaagaagaggCCGAGACAGTGCCGCAGGAGATCACGGAGGTGCCCAGAGATGAACCGAAAGAaccagaagcagagagagagatggaggagaaaggagaagactCCCCTGCGTTGGAGGCCACATCAGAAGCTGACATAGCGAACATGGAGGCTGCTACTCTTCCTCCTGCTGATGGGGATGCATCTGATGACTCA GTCTCCATCAGCAGCAAGCGACGAGTCACAGAGGAGGACCTTGAGTTGGAGGATCacaagaagaggagagaggaggaggaagagacggAAGAGACAGAGGATTTGCGTGGTGTGTTTAAGGCAGAGGGAGTGGAAATCCACCTGGATTTTAGCaagaagaaggaagaggagaattATGACAAAGATGACACTGAACAGTTTTTTATTg ACTGCACCCCACCCCCTGCGGCCCCCTTCAGCCACCGCGTGGTGTCAGCTAAACCGAACCAGATCAACAACTTTTACACCATCAATCGTCAGGAGATTCTGGGAGG AGGTCGCTTTGGCCAGGTACACAAATGTGTGGAAAACTCCTCTGGACTCACTCTGGCAGCGAAGATCATCAAAGCAAGGAGCCAGAAAGAGAAG GAGGTGGTGAAGAACGAGATTCAGGTCATGAACCAACTGGACCATGCCAACCTGATCCAGCTTTATGCCGCCTATGAGTCCAGGAATGACATCATCCTCGTCCTTGAGTA cGTGGACGGTGGGGAACTGTTTGACAGAATCATTGATGAGAACTACACTTTGACAGAACTGGATACAGTCATGTTTATCAGACAGATCTGCGAGGGCCTCAGATACATGCATAAAATGTACATCCTCCACCTGGACCTGAAG CCGGAGAATATTTTATGTGTGAGCAGactcacaaacaaaatcaagaTCATCGACTTTGGACTCGCAAGGAA ATACAAACCCAGGGAAAAGTTACGTGTGAATTTCGGAACTCCAGAATTCCTTGCTCCGGAGGTGATCAACTATGACTTTGTGTCATTTAACACAGATATGTGGAGTCTTGGAGTCATCACCTATATGTT ACTCAGTGGCCTGTCGCCTTTCCTCGGCGATAACGACAACGAGACGCTGAACAACATCCTGGCCTGTCAGTGGAACTTTGAGGAGGACGAATTTACAGACATATCTGAGGAGGCCAAGGACTTCATCTCCAAACTGCTCATTGTCAACAAGAG TTGGAGGATAGGTGCAGCTGAAGCTCTGAAACATCCCTGGCTCTCTGACCCTGCTGTGCATCACCGCCTTCACATGAAG AAGAACATGTGTCGTTCACGTAGGAATTCATGCTTGCCTCCCCTAGAGAGTTAA